From Chryseobacterium joostei, the proteins below share one genomic window:
- a CDS encoding SDR family NAD(P)-dependent oxidoreductase: protein MIVLGSTSEVAQAFVEKALLEGEKFEKIYLFTSNKETTERFARHIDVKFLHQSEVIELDLMKEIDYNRFDNINSNVLFCAVGYLGDGTEEGLYDNKNTERIININYSKLIPLMNYFAHKFESRRSGTIIGLSSVAGDRGRQSNFIYGSAKAAFTAYLSGLRNYLFSKKVHVLTIKPGFMATKMTEGLPLNPKLTATPKQAAASIYKAFKKQKDVAYVLPIWSIIMMIIRNIPEFIFKKLKL from the coding sequence ATGATAGTTCTGGGAAGTACATCTGAAGTGGCACAAGCATTTGTGGAAAAAGCACTTCTGGAAGGAGAAAAGTTTGAAAAAATCTATCTATTTACCTCAAATAAAGAAACTACAGAAAGATTTGCAAGACATATTGATGTAAAGTTTCTGCATCAGTCGGAAGTCATAGAACTGGATCTGATGAAGGAAATTGATTATAATAGATTTGATAATATCAATTCAAATGTATTATTTTGTGCCGTAGGATATTTAGGAGACGGAACAGAAGAGGGTTTGTATGATAATAAGAATACAGAACGTATTATTAATATCAATTACTCTAAGCTGATTCCGTTAATGAATTATTTTGCCCATAAATTTGAAAGCAGAAGGTCGGGAACAATCATTGGTCTTTCATCAGTGGCTGGGGATAGAGGTAGACAGAGTAACTTTATTTATGGAAGTGCAAAGGCTGCTTTTACGGCATATCTGAGTGGTTTGAGGAACTATCTTTTTAGTAAAAAAGTACATGTTCTGACGATAAAACCAGGATTTATGGCTACCAAAATGACAGAAGGATTACCTTTGAATCCTAAGTTAACAGCCACTCCCAAGCAAGCCGCAGCCAGCATTTATAAGGCTTTTAAAAAGCAAAAAGATGTAGCATATGTCTTGCCGATTTGGAGTATTATTATGATGATTATCAGGAATATTCCTGAATTTATATTTAAAAAGTTAAAGCTTTAA
- the trxA gene encoding thioredoxin, with protein sequence MALEITDSSFQDTVLKSDKPVLVDFWAVWCGPCRTLGPIIEEVASDFEGKAVVGKVDVDNNQEISMQYGIRNIPTVLIFKNGEVVDKLVGVAPKEVIAEKLSAHL encoded by the coding sequence ATGGCTTTAGAAATTACAGACAGCTCATTCCAGGATACCGTTTTAAAATCAGACAAACCAGTATTAGTAGACTTCTGGGCAGTATGGTGTGGACCTTGTAGAACTTTGGGACCAATCATTGAAGAAGTTGCTTCAGATTTTGAAGGAAAAGCAGTAGTAGGAAAAGTGGATGTAGACAACAACCAGGAAATTTCAATGCAATATGGTATCAGAAATATTCCTACTGTTCTTATTTTTAAGAATGGAGAGGTTGTAGATAAGTTAGTAGGTGTAGCTCCAAAAGAGGTAATCGCTGAAAAATTAAGCGCTCACTTATAA
- a CDS encoding response regulator, whose protein sequence is MIRIFAYDDNAERLHSLQALIEMTDNMQYVGGSYCCEMVETEMETYAPDVVLMDINMPVVDGLEGLRIIKSKFPGIKVLVQTAFDDSEKIFSSISGGASGYILKSDSPRRILQAIEEVYEGGASMNPAIAKRVLEYFMPKNEEKILTQKEREVLKFLSEGMSYKMVANQLGVSYSTVNTHIKHIYEKLHISSLGEAIAWFYKNIRE, encoded by the coding sequence ATGATCAGAATTTTTGCATACGATGATAACGCAGAGCGGCTGCACAGTCTTCAGGCTCTGATAGAAATGACTGACAACATGCAATATGTTGGAGGTTCGTATTGTTGTGAAATGGTAGAAACAGAGATGGAAACATATGCTCCCGATGTTGTTTTGATGGATATTAATATGCCTGTGGTAGACGGTTTGGAAGGCTTGAGAATTATTAAATCCAAATTTCCTGGCATTAAAGTTTTGGTTCAGACTGCTTTTGATGATAGTGAAAAAATTTTTAGTTCCATTTCCGGTGGTGCAAGCGGTTATATCCTGAAAAGCGATTCCCCGAGAAGAATTCTTCAGGCTATTGAAGAGGTATACGAAGGAGGTGCTTCAATGAATCCAGCAATTGCCAAAAGGGTTTTGGAATATTTTATGCCCAAAAATGAAGAGAAAATCCTGACTCAGAAAGAAAGAGAAGTACTGAAGTTTTTGTCTGAGGGAATGAGTTATAAAATGGTTGCTAATCAACTTGGGGTAAGTTATTCCACGGTGAACACGCACATCAAACATATTTACGAGAAACTGCACATTTCTTCTCTTGGAGAAGCGATTGCATGGTTTTATAAAAACATTCGTGAATAA
- a CDS encoding cold-shock protein has product MQQGTVKFFNDAKGFGFITPSNGGQDIFVHTSGLINDIRENDTVTFDLENGKKGINAVNVRVA; this is encoded by the coding sequence ATGCAACAAGGAACAGTAAAATTCTTTAATGACGCCAAAGGTTTTGGTTTTATTACACCATCAAATGGAGGTCAGGATATTTTCGTACATACATCAGGTTTAATTAATGATATACGCGAAAATGACACTGTAACATTCGATTTAGAGAACGGTAAAAAAGGCATTAACGCAGTTAATGTACGAGTAGCATAA
- a CDS encoding cysteine desulfurase family protein: MDKIYLDNAATTPLAEEVIDAMVGTMKMNFGNPSSTHSFGQEAKILIENVRRQVADYLHVTPAEIIFTSCGTESNNMIIKSSVEHLGVERIISSPLEHKCVSESILDMKSRKGVEVNYIRPNEKGDIDLNKLEELLKASDKKTLVSLMHANNEIGNIVDIKKIAALCKANNALYHSDTVKTMAHMEFDFSDTLVDFASCSAHKFHGPKGVGFAFIRKATGLKGIITGGPQERSLRAGTENVAGIVGLGKALELCINNMEAYAAHIREIKAYAIEKLSAEVSNIKFNGRSGEMENSVDSVLSVLLPYKNPLIGLQLDMKGIAISQGSACSSGASKPSMVMMMVLSEDEMDHCTPLRISFSHLTTKSDIDALANALKEISSDYTIEKTNVEHR, translated from the coding sequence ATGGATAAAATATATTTAGATAATGCCGCAACCACTCCGCTTGCAGAAGAAGTTATAGATGCAATGGTTGGTACAATGAAGATGAACTTCGGAAACCCATCTTCAACCCACAGTTTTGGCCAGGAAGCAAAAATCCTTATTGAAAATGTAAGAAGACAGGTTGCAGACTATCTTCATGTAACTCCTGCTGAGATCATTTTCACATCTTGCGGAACTGAATCCAACAATATGATCATCAAATCCTCAGTAGAACATCTAGGGGTAGAAAGGATCATAAGCTCTCCTTTAGAACACAAATGTGTTTCTGAAAGTATTTTGGATATGAAAAGCAGAAAGGGAGTAGAAGTAAACTACATCCGTCCTAATGAGAAAGGAGATATTGACCTGAATAAATTAGAAGAGCTGTTAAAAGCTTCAGATAAAAAAACGTTGGTAAGCTTAATGCATGCCAATAATGAAATCGGAAATATCGTTGATATTAAAAAAATTGCAGCATTATGCAAAGCGAATAATGCTCTTTATCATTCTGATACAGTGAAGACAATGGCCCACATGGAATTTGATTTTTCAGATACCCTTGTAGATTTTGCTTCTTGCAGCGCTCATAAATTTCACGGTCCAAAAGGAGTAGGCTTTGCTTTTATTAGAAAGGCTACTGGTTTAAAAGGAATTATTACTGGTGGACCTCAGGAAAGAAGCCTTAGAGCCGGAACTGAAAATGTTGCGGGTATCGTAGGTTTGGGTAAGGCTTTAGAGCTTTGCATCAACAATATGGAGGCTTATGCTGCCCATATCAGAGAAATTAAAGCATACGCTATCGAAAAACTATCTGCAGAGGTTTCCAATATTAAATTCAATGGAAGAAGTGGGGAAATGGAGAATAGTGTCGACAGTGTTTTAAGTGTATTGCTTCCATATAAAAATCCTTTGATTGGTCTTCAGTTGGATATGAAAGGGATTGCAATTTCTCAGGGAAGTGCATGCTCCTCTGGTGCATCTAAACCGTCAATGGTTATGATGATGGTTCTTTCTGAAGATGAGATGGACCACTGCACACCATTGCGTATTTCTTTTAGCCATTTGACCACCAAGTCTGATATAGATGCATTGGCGAATGCTCTAAAGGAAATTTCAAGTGATTACACTATAGAAAAAACTAATGTTGAGCATAGATAG
- a CDS encoding site-specific integrase: protein MNKTFNLLFYVKKTKTNKAGEVTIYLRITIDGKRTEISTKRTIKSSKWNSDSQKVAGSSEESKTLNFFLKTFEQKIYNTYHSLMKDDEGVTCETLKNRLLGKDEFKRTLIPIFNDHNDRMEKLVGKEFALGTLGRYRTCLSHIKEFLNWKLEVSDIDVTKINYTFLNDFEFFLRTEKSCNNNSAVKYIKNFGKIIRSCLANGWMEKDPFLNYHSNFDEVKRVFLNEQELEKLFNKDFKNERLSQVRYIFLFSCYTGLAYIDTQKLTKNHINIGLDGNKWIYTVRQKTKTTSNIPVLPQAEDIIRRYINHPICINTGKLLPVLSNQKMNAYLKEIADLCGINKELTYHIARHTFATTVTLSNGVPIESVSKMLGHKNIKTTQHYAKILDKKVSEDMVALKSVLEEKELQRKLA from the coding sequence ATGAACAAGACATTTAATTTACTTTTTTATGTAAAAAAAACTAAGACTAATAAGGCAGGTGAAGTTACAATTTATTTACGTATTACCATTGATGGTAAGAGAACTGAGATTAGCACAAAGCGTACAATAAAATCTTCAAAGTGGAATTCTGATTCTCAGAAAGTCGCTGGTTCCTCTGAAGAAAGCAAAACACTTAATTTTTTTCTGAAGACATTCGAACAGAAAATTTACAATACCTATCACAGTTTGATGAAAGATGATGAGGGGGTAACATGTGAAACTCTTAAAAATCGGTTATTGGGAAAAGACGAATTCAAAAGAACCCTAATTCCTATTTTTAATGACCATAATGACCGAATGGAGAAACTTGTAGGAAAAGAGTTTGCTCTTGGTACATTGGGAAGATATAGAACTTGTCTCAGCCATATCAAGGAATTTCTAAATTGGAAATTGGAAGTATCTGATATAGATGTAACAAAAATTAATTATACTTTTCTGAACGATTTTGAATTCTTTTTAAGAACTGAAAAATCTTGTAATAACAATTCGGCGGTAAAATATATAAAGAACTTTGGTAAGATTATTCGTAGTTGCCTTGCTAATGGTTGGATGGAAAAAGATCCATTCCTTAATTATCACTCAAATTTTGATGAAGTAAAAAGAGTTTTTTTAAATGAACAAGAATTAGAGAAGTTGTTCAATAAAGATTTTAAAAATGAACGTTTATCTCAAGTTAGATATATCTTTCTTTTTAGTTGTTACACAGGTTTAGCATACATAGATACACAAAAGCTAACAAAAAATCACATCAATATTGGTTTAGATGGTAATAAATGGATTTATACAGTTCGACAGAAAACTAAAACAACTTCTAATATCCCAGTACTTCCTCAAGCAGAGGATATTATTAGGCGGTATATAAACCATCCTATCTGTATTAACACTGGAAAGTTGCTACCTGTACTAAGTAATCAGAAAATGAATGCTTATCTTAAAGAGATTGCAGATTTGTGTGGTATCAATAAAGAACTTACTTATCATATTGCACGTCATACTTTTGCTACAACGGTAACCTTATCCAATGGGGTTCCTATAGAGAGTGTAAGTAAAATGTTAGGGCATAAAAATATCAAGACGACCCAGCACTATGCAAAAATTCTTGATAAAAAAGTGAGTGAAGATATGGTTGCATTGAAAAGCGTTCTGGAAGAAAAGGAACTGCAAAGAAAACTGGCGTAG
- a CDS encoding HAD-IB family hydrolase, with product MKKLYCFDFDGTLTYKDTMFMYLKFYDSTKYRIQFLRHVPLFILLKLKLADTEKVKKSFIGSILKGQTQEKIELKSKQFFEQHYPKIVRENALDFIQNIDRNNTQSLLVTASLDIWVKPFAEKLKMELVSTRAEFKNGVFTGNFIGKNCNGKEKLVRIKEEINDSRYDKIIAFGDTSGDKPMLKWANEGHYQFFH from the coding sequence ATGAAAAAATTGTATTGTTTTGATTTTGACGGAACCCTGACATATAAGGATACCATGTTTATGTATCTTAAATTTTATGATTCTACAAAATATAGAATACAATTTTTAAGACACGTTCCTCTTTTTATCCTGTTAAAGCTTAAATTGGCAGACACAGAAAAAGTAAAGAAAAGTTTTATCGGATCTATCCTAAAGGGACAGACCCAGGAAAAAATTGAGCTAAAGTCTAAGCAATTTTTTGAGCAACACTACCCTAAGATTGTAAGAGAAAATGCTTTAGACTTTATACAAAATATCGATAGGAATAATACACAGAGTTTATTAGTAACTGCCTCATTGGATATTTGGGTAAAACCTTTTGCAGAGAAACTGAAAATGGAGCTTGTTTCTACGCGTGCAGAGTTTAAAAACGGTGTTTTCACAGGAAACTTTATCGGTAAAAATTGTAACGGAAAGGAAAAACTAGTCAGAATAAAGGAAGAAATCAATGATTCTAGATATGATAAAATTATCGCATTTGGGGATACTTCCGGAGATAAGCCAATGTTGAAATGGGCAAATGAGGGACATTACCAATTTTTTCACTAA
- a CDS encoding caspase family protein has product MNKHAILIGVNEVPHLDYLSTPSSYAIAMNDWAISQGFKTFLFVDEPDDRIVAGNCSRTDILRSIRGIIEETDQLLIYFAGHGVESTATNDIWLLPGYKDDPSDCISISLNKALAYSSGVPHVIFISDACRSPSNTDYLRAATGSAILPKLERLNPTTEVDVLFSTWPGKISVDVRDEKGIYRSTYSDCLLECLHGQIKEVILEVRKVKPGFPAVMTDELNSYLKKTVPLEMEKKVELHSFRWEK; this is encoded by the coding sequence ATGAATAAGCATGCCATTTTAATTGGTGTTAATGAAGTGCCACATTTGGATTATCTCTCAACACCTTCTTCCTATGCGATAGCGATGAATGACTGGGCTATTAGCCAAGGATTTAAAACATTTCTTTTTGTTGACGAACCTGACGATCGAATTGTTGCAGGTAATTGTTCTCGCACAGATATACTTAGGAGCATTCGTGGAATCATCGAGGAGACAGATCAACTTCTTATTTATTTTGCAGGGCATGGTGTTGAAAGCACCGCTACTAATGATATATGGTTATTGCCTGGATATAAGGACGATCCGAGTGATTGTATAAGTATTTCTTTGAACAAGGCTCTAGCTTACTCTTCTGGTGTACCCCACGTAATTTTTATTTCGGACGCTTGCCGTTCTCCTTCTAATACAGACTATCTTAGGGCTGCTACAGGCTCGGCCATTTTACCCAAACTTGAGCGATTAAATCCCACAACAGAAGTTGATGTTCTCTTTTCAACTTGGCCAGGAAAAATTTCTGTAGATGTTAGAGATGAAAAAGGAATTTATAGAAGCACATATAGTGATTGTCTGCTTGAATGTCTTCATGGTCAAATAAAGGAGGTCATATTAGAGGTTAGAAAAGTAAAGCCTGGATTTCCGGCGGTTATGACAGATGAGCTAAATAGTTATCTTAAAAAGACTGTGCCATTGGAAATGGAAAAAAAGGTAGAACTGCACAGTTTCCGATGGGAGAAGTAA
- a CDS encoding sensor histidine kinase produces the protein MKFLCIFFLFLITLFFSQGNPVYFSKKKITQEDGLSQGSNYFRFEDRKGFMWITCNDALNRYDGSSVKVYNLNRFFKNCPALQQGYGFAEDEKNLYIGSTRGLYVYDYETDIFSFIDVYKNISTSKTAMPIGFSEGKIWIFNETYQLVSFDVRSKKIKLEVQVPIEPIKSIHVYDNEGNLFYFRMPFIDKHNNICFIGKNEVAVYNLITKKSSKVIQPKDTDEMLCSAYDKKNDQLFIGTQNKGILVLEKQYQHFFYILNNKKSIGSIAINEDNIFFNSDLIFNVFDRKIKRNTSLESNPLGYVFGFDKVGRLWSCDDGVGQIIMNFKGNMLQNYNDIQNGHPAFKSGVGNFTELSDGKVLIQSEILFDYKTFMSKTLENSSSRSYQNPYSKDIWMISNHPATTFEFERLSQNFTKKIQINIEKSKFGVFQNMTFFKNSFPLLAFSTGLFWLNTEDKKLEKITSLPKKNSFFISKISGDRIAVSYLNGDMVLAKLHSDNSLENLGKILPGMQSFYLQEYEKKQQFWAGTNEGVFLLDKNFKILKKFDSNNGLAGTYIYGILMDDFGKIWCSHQRGLSSIDTENYSIINFDKNDGIQHWDFNNRAFLKTSDGTLFFGGVNGFNFFKPPLQFKSFYKPEIYFDEIRINNAIFSYQKGLNSLKILDLKNDENNVTIKAFIKDLEFGEIRELMYRIKSTDHSWKKIPKKTPLILTGLAPGKYEVEFAYTDKFSKKIISQKSLQLNIQKAFYQSYWFWGILGGLFFGGIIYAVGRWKLFKQKNEFSEKMALEKQREKITADLHDDIGSTLSSLQINSVIANQLIDKQKLPEAKNVLIKIENQSQKLSENIGDFVWSMKPNETALMTLSTRIRNFANEILGNTNINYHIKIDENIDQEITDFAMRKNIILIVKEALNNAAKYSNAKDLQLNFVQNNSNFLLKISDDGIGFELPVKIGNGLQNMKKRAEEMNGIFEITSTKGTHIKISIPKIRDQYP, from the coding sequence GTGAAATTTCTTTGTATTTTCTTTCTGTTTCTAATTACTCTGTTTTTTTCTCAGGGAAATCCTGTTTATTTCAGTAAGAAAAAAATAACTCAGGAAGATGGTCTTTCTCAAGGTTCCAATTATTTCCGTTTCGAAGACCGGAAAGGTTTTATGTGGATTACCTGCAATGATGCACTTAATAGGTATGATGGCTCTTCTGTAAAGGTTTATAATTTGAATCGTTTCTTCAAAAATTGTCCGGCTTTACAGCAGGGTTATGGTTTTGCAGAAGACGAGAAAAACTTGTACATAGGCAGTACTCGTGGCTTGTATGTTTATGATTATGAAACAGATATATTCAGTTTTATAGATGTTTACAAAAATATTTCTACCTCTAAAACAGCTATGCCCATTGGCTTTTCAGAAGGAAAAATCTGGATTTTTAACGAAACTTATCAATTGGTAAGTTTCGATGTAAGATCAAAAAAAATAAAATTGGAAGTACAGGTTCCAATTGAACCGATAAAATCTATTCACGTTTATGATAATGAGGGGAATTTATTTTATTTCCGTATGCCCTTTATCGATAAACATAATAATATCTGCTTTATCGGGAAAAATGAAGTTGCGGTCTATAACCTTATCACCAAGAAATCATCAAAAGTTATACAGCCTAAAGATACAGACGAAATGCTATGCAGTGCTTATGATAAAAAGAATGACCAGCTTTTCATCGGAACTCAAAATAAGGGAATTTTAGTTTTAGAAAAACAATACCAACATTTTTTTTATATTTTAAATAATAAAAAATCCATTGGAAGTATTGCTATAAATGAGGACAATATTTTTTTTAATTCGGATCTTATTTTCAATGTGTTTGATAGAAAAATAAAACGAAATACTTCACTTGAAAGTAATCCATTAGGATATGTGTTTGGGTTTGATAAAGTTGGCAGGCTATGGAGCTGCGATGATGGGGTAGGGCAAATTATTATGAATTTCAAAGGAAATATGTTGCAAAACTATAATGATATTCAGAATGGGCATCCTGCATTCAAATCCGGTGTCGGCAATTTTACTGAACTTTCCGATGGAAAAGTTTTGATACAATCCGAAATCCTTTTTGATTACAAAACATTTATGTCCAAAACTTTGGAAAATTCAAGTTCCAGAAGCTATCAAAATCCATATTCAAAAGACATTTGGATGATTTCCAACCATCCGGCAACCACTTTTGAGTTTGAAAGATTATCTCAAAATTTCACAAAAAAAATTCAAATTAATATTGAAAAATCTAAATTTGGTGTATTTCAAAATATGACATTTTTTAAAAACAGTTTTCCACTCCTGGCATTTTCCACCGGATTGTTCTGGCTGAATACAGAAGATAAAAAACTTGAAAAAATAACTTCACTTCCGAAAAAAAATTCTTTTTTCATTTCTAAAATTAGCGGTGACAGAATTGCTGTTAGCTATCTTAACGGCGATATGGTTCTGGCAAAACTTCATTCGGATAATTCGTTGGAAAATCTCGGCAAAATTCTACCAGGAATGCAAAGTTTCTATCTTCAGGAATATGAAAAGAAACAACAATTTTGGGCTGGAACCAATGAAGGTGTTTTTCTTCTGGATAAAAATTTTAAAATCTTAAAAAAATTCGATAGCAATAACGGACTCGCCGGAACGTATATTTACGGAATTCTGATGGATGATTTCGGGAAAATCTGGTGCAGCCATCAAAGAGGGTTAAGCAGTATAGATACCGAAAATTATTCCATCATAAATTTTGATAAAAATGACGGAATCCAGCATTGGGATTTCAACAACCGAGCGTTTTTGAAAACCTCGGATGGTACTTTGTTTTTCGGTGGAGTAAATGGTTTTAATTTTTTTAAACCTCCGCTTCAGTTCAAAAGTTTCTATAAGCCTGAAATTTATTTTGATGAAATCCGGATTAATAATGCCATTTTCAGCTATCAAAAAGGATTAAATTCATTAAAAATTTTAGATTTGAAAAATGATGAAAATAATGTAACTATAAAAGCTTTTATCAAAGATTTGGAGTTTGGAGAAATTCGGGAATTAATGTACCGGATAAAAAGTACGGACCATTCTTGGAAAAAAATTCCAAAAAAAACACCTCTTATTTTAACAGGACTTGCTCCTGGAAAATATGAAGTCGAATTTGCTTACACAGACAAATTCAGCAAAAAAATAATATCTCAGAAATCTTTGCAGCTCAATATTCAAAAAGCTTTTTATCAATCGTATTGGTTCTGGGGGATTTTGGGCGGTTTGTTTTTCGGGGGAATTATTTATGCAGTAGGAAGATGGAAATTATTTAAGCAGAAGAATGAGTTCAGTGAAAAAATGGCTTTAGAAAAACAGCGAGAAAAGATAACGGCAGACTTGCACGATGATATCGGCTCCACCCTGAGTAGCTTGCAGATAAACTCTGTAATTGCCAATCAATTAATTGATAAACAAAAACTTCCCGAAGCCAAAAATGTTTTAATAAAAATAGAAAACCAATCTCAGAAACTATCAGAAAATATCGGAGATTTTGTCTGGAGCATGAAACCAAATGAAACAGCACTCATGACTTTAAGCACAAGAATACGGAATTTTGCCAATGAAATTTTAGGAAATACCAATATCAATTATCACATAAAAATTGATGAGAATATAGATCAAGAAATTACTGATTTTGCAATGAGGAAAAATATCATTCTCATTGTAAAAGAAGCGTTGAATAATGCTGCAAAATACAGTAATGCTAAAGATTTACAGCTTAATTTTGTGCAAAATAATTCCAATTTTCTATTGAAAATTTCAGATGACGGAATAGGTTTTGAGCTGCCTGTAAAAATAGGTAACGGATTACAAAACATGAAAAAAAGAGCAGAAGAGATGAATGGTATTTTTGAAATTACTTCTACAAAAGGAACACACATAAAAATCAGTATTCCTAAAATTAGGGATCAATATCCTTAA
- a CDS encoding T9SS type A sorting domain-containing protein, whose product MKKKYFITLCFLSSSLYFSQLPLDLDQDGILNSTDNCILKYNPSQSDEDSDGIGDSCDCSPSFANPNGQQTPDVLIWNVPSNPISTGTLVTFKAEIYNGTPTYQWKKNGNNVGSNSSIYTDNTLVNGDQIICKLINFDPCNSGNIESVSNTISISTSSLAISEIAFKENLIFPVPAKDIIHFKNFKNNTKAEVYDMNGKLITVLKIINESANIAMLKSGLYILKMDGLKTKLIIQ is encoded by the coding sequence ATGAAAAAAAAATATTTTATTACACTTTGTTTTTTAAGTTCATCACTATATTTTTCTCAACTTCCTTTGGACTTAGATCAGGATGGAATTCTAAATTCGACAGACAATTGCATCCTCAAATACAATCCTTCTCAATCGGATGAAGACAGTGATGGAATTGGAGACAGTTGTGATTGCAGTCCATCATTTGCCAATCCAAACGGACAACAAACTCCGGATGTTCTTATTTGGAACGTACCTTCCAATCCTATATCAACAGGAACGTTGGTCACTTTTAAAGCGGAAATTTATAACGGTACGCCTACCTATCAATGGAAAAAAAACGGAAATAATGTAGGAAGTAATTCTTCCATTTATACCGATAATACTCTTGTAAATGGTGATCAAATTATTTGCAAGCTTATAAATTTCGATCCCTGCAATTCCGGAAATATAGAATCTGTTAGCAATACAATATCCATTTCCACTAGTTCTTTGGCAATTTCAGAAATCGCTTTCAAAGAAAATTTAATTTTCCCGGTTCCTGCAAAAGACATCATCCATTTCAAAAATTTTAAAAACAATACGAAAGCCGAAGTTTATGATATGAATGGAAAACTGATTACAGTTTTAAAAATCATTAATGAATCCGCAAATATAGCCATGCTAAAATCCGGATTGTACATTTTAAAAATGGATGGGTTAAAAACAAAACTGATTATCCAATAA